The nucleotide window TAATCGGTTGAATaggttttgaatttatttcttcagaAATCTTTTCTTCTTTACTTATTACATTATCCAACTTAGCTGTCAATTGCTcagcaaaaattttatttgaaatgggaacctgaaattaaataaatattttttcatgaccTACATGAAATGAACAAGTGCAACTTATGCACTAGTTCATAGAACAGAATATTAAGTATTTTCAGCAGTATACAACAACTTGTACTCTTACCTTTGTGGGTAAAGAACTTGAGCTTTCACTTCCCTCAGTTGAAGCAGTTGATTCAggaattttgacaatattttttatattagcaTTAGTTACATGTTTATTTTCGGTGGTACTATGTGAAAAATCTATTTCAGAGCTAGTTTCAGAAGtaaactacaaaaaattaaGAGTTATATATACCAACAAttgtatgaaatgaaattattttcaccGTTAAATCTTTAGGTAAGTTGTTATCACTATCGGAATCACTATAAACTTCTTCAGATTTTTGAGAATCTGTATCATTAAATTCATCTTCTAAATACCAATTGGTGTACCATTCTTTTGAACCAATTAAAGGAGGTAAGGGTCTATCTGTATACACGTCTATTGGTTTCaatacaaaactaaaaaaagaaacttttctcattagtaaaaacatttgaatatcAATTACCTTTTTTCTGATTCGTCTTCACTGTCACTAATTGATATTTCCacagtttcaaaatatttatcaagcaATTCAACTTCTAATGTCAAATTAACATCAAAATGTGTTTCTTCTTCTGATTGTTTTGCATTTTGTTCTAGAACCTAATTCAAATTAATGTtgggttaatttttttattactgttaTTGGTATTACTTTTTCATTTCCATTACTGTCCAAGGTTTCGTCGTCATCATAGACCCTACTTTCTATAAACTGAGTATTTTTCAAACTCTGAAATTCATTTTGAGACAAATCTAGTTGTAAACCTACTTCATTTAAATCCTTTAAAAGatcatttacatttttattcaaattatctgTTTTTGTAAgcaaattctaaaaataaagaatgttttacgaaaaaatatgtTCGAATCTGGTATCCTTACATTTGCAAATTGTTTAATTGTATTCAATAGGGCCACATCTCCAGCTAGTGACCAGTTTTCGGCATTTGCAATAATCTCATCCGTACTCCACGGtctattccaatttttatcggtgtccattttaaaaaatatgtatctataacttgaaattataaaaatatgagtattTTAGAaacaagtaataataaataatttcgtcTATAACCAGctgttcttctttttttatcactGTCGCTGTCACATACTGTATATCGTATAATTTGTAACtatcaaaattttctctatcggtaaataaacttttgaaagccttaaataatttttatttgaaattaaatgaaatcttATTACATTATAgagtaaatttgataaaaaagaacttCTACactctaaaaattttttattgagaattgACTAATTCTAAACGAACGCACCACTCTGTAGAGTATATGGATTATGTAAATAGCAAACTGTCAAATCTAACCTTAAAAGTTACCGGGTTTCTGTTGATATTTGAATGGGGGTATACAAGTGTTATAGATGTATAGTTTGAGTTTTGCTATTTGTATCTAccaatatcattatttttaaaaatatgtcagGGTATAAACGGTCATATACCATAGAAGAAGACAATAAGATACTGACATATATTGTATCGACTGGATCGTTTTATCACTTAAAAggaatattattttggaaacaaCTTGAAGATTCCCAAGCTTTTCATGGAACTCGAACGTGGATGAGTCTGAAAAATCGCTTTATAAAATCggtaatatagaaaaattgcacTCCCAATAATTCAATactaaattactattttttttcatagattttacCCAGTATTCACAATGATTTATATACTTTATCAGATtctgataaaaagaaaattgttgatgGATACTTTAATAGACCTATTGTGGAGGAATGCGAAATTAAAGAATCAGGCTCGTCAAATCCACAACAGTTAGATGATACTGTGGGAACCACTGGTTCTGATGATGTGATTGTTATTAATGGTTAGCGATTCcctatttatattttagaaggaatttttactttctttacttctcatatataaatatatatttcatttataatgttCATTTTaagtacaaataatattttatttatttattgaataaatgctTTTTAGTTATTGTTTTGTGTAATTGGGTGTTATAATTTAACCTGTCTTTGGTTTCATTAGTTTTTCATTTCTACAAATTGAATTAATCCTTAATAACGTAGTGTTTCAATTTTGATTCCAATCTTTTAAACAGAATGTTCACATtactattagttttttttataggtTGGCTGTACGTATTTTACTGTTGTATATTCTTTccaacgaaattaaaaaaaaaatcaaacatcattattgttttatcttATCTATGACATATTACTTGCGCGGCAAAGTGAACAAGTAAATACATTTTACTAAAAGTTttgttgaatataaatttgatatattttctttttctgaagaatataaatacttttgagGTAAGTGAATATAATGTTTTCGCtaagatataattattttttgcgaGTGCATGTTTTACTTGAAGAAACTAGTGCATTTTTTGTGAgtatcaattttgatatttcaggCATTTCACACTACATAAAACCTACCTACTAATTCTTTAgctataaaaactttttgaactttcgtttcattatttttctgcaTGGCTTGGTGTTggattacttttatttttattttattatagaaatttatcaaaaatgcgTCCAGAAGAGATTGATAGCATATACGTTTTATGGTCTCTGTCAGGGTATGCCAACAGTTTGGAGATTTACTCAGGAGCTAAGGACATAGACCGTAATGTATCCAGAGGAACATATCACGAAAATGTGGCCTCTCACGAAGGCCAAGAATTGTCGGCCACAAGTTGGAAAGATAACAAACAAGTACTATTAGTTTCCACGTATGTAGGCGCTGAATCAGCGGATATTATAACCCGCtacgaaaaaaaactaaagGCCAATGTTTAAGTATCATGTCCTCGGGTCATAAAAGAATATAACGCACACATGGGCGGCGTTGATTTGATTGATAGCTTCTTTGGTCGAAATCGCATCCGCATAAAGTCGAGAAAGTGGACAACGAGGCTCTTCTACCACTTGTTAGACATGACTACCATCAATGCTTAAGTAGTATACAAAAAGGGAAACACGGTGAAAGGAAGACTTCAGAAGAATATTATGAAGTTAGCAGATTTTAGAACTGAGCTTGCCGATACTTTATGTAGATGTCAAAGTCACTCGAAAAATAAAAGGGGAAGACCCAGTACCAACAGTCGACAAGATACTACAGTACTTTTTAAAAGACCCCGGACAGGGGTGCAAGTACTACCCTCTACTGACGTGCGTTGCGATTGTATTggtcatgaaaaaatatttatggattCTAGAAATAAgtgtaaatttaataattgtagGAAACTCTTGGttctgtaaaaattgtaaagtGTCGTTATGCGATAATAAAAACAACCAATGTTTCGCATTATTTCGTGCATCTGATTTCTGATTTCTTTATGGCCTTAATGCCTGAAGTATCAAAATTGAtacctgtttttttttctaaataaatatgtaaaataactATTGTGATTTTTTAGCTATTTTTCCCTTCATCTAGCCCTCAAGCAAACacagtaatattaaaaaaaatcactctcGTAAATCAGGCTACTAAGGGTTAAATGATTCAATAAGATCCTTGTATAGTTAAGTTCGGACACGAGCGGACGTTCACCTAAGAAATTTATGGCGGCTCCAATAACAAAAGCGCTCGAAACAGTGGTCTGTTCAAATATTCGAACAATTGAgacatatttaaattattgaaatttaataaagtaaccattatttataaatataaataatgaggTTACAAAAGAAGACGAGtcaaatgacattttttaagtaaaatacgAGGCAAACAAATGCAAGTGTAGTCAGTTTTGTTTACTTTCGTGAAACCACTTGACAGGAGAGACAGATGCCGCGTGCCAATAAATTCTTAAAGGGATTGAATGGAAAATGACAACCATATATGCAATACttccatatatgtaatatttctatatggatagtttctataagtggaagctgatTCGACTAAGGAAGACATAATGATAACTCTTTCTATATCTTTTGAGGTTCCAATTTGgctctgcgcattctcaagcatgcgcagtatagattgTCTCTCTCGAGCGAGAGAGACAAttaatattgtcggcaccgaaCGTAGGGACTTTTTTCCGAtgccaactgtccatataggagtattacatatatgaggTAAACATAGTATCTCATGCACATGGTCGTTAAGGCTCGTGTCCAAACTTTCGTATACAAACTCTACTGATTCAATGAAGAATGAGCTACCTACAagagaaaatcgaaatttgaaaCCTTTTCCTATGCagtgtattattatttataattagtgGCAGCTATGATGCAATGGGGAGAGTTTTGCATAATGTCAAACAATTGGCAAGATTTATCTTCATAATATGTTTACTATACAAcagttttattgttaatttatagTCCTTATTCTCAAGATGAATCAGTTAAATTCGCAACACTTATAATACTTACTAATAGTGTTAGATAAGgttatgtttattaataattgttttgttattatGGAGAATTgtgtttggtttttttattgTGTCACAGTCGACtgcattaataatattaataacaaactTTCTTTATTCGAATCGTGGTATTTTTAGTggaataataatagttttctaatatatttagcGATCAAAATTTATATCACGTTTTTCCAAATAACCCATATTACAATTTGTGGAAAATCCACAACGATGCGTTCTTTTTAACTTATTGCATTTGAACAATTAATCGTACACTAGATACAAATTCATTTGGCAGTGATGTTGATTACTGAGAAAGTTTAATTGGTTATTATTTTTGGGGCAGATTGGGAATTAAAAAAACTCttagaaattaaaacaaatttatttgataaaaatgacaaaacaaatGTTGAACTTCAGGTGTTTGtaactaaatagaaaaataaaatattacaggtACAATTATAAAAAAGGCTTCTATAAAATGTTGGCTACCACTGTTATGATGTTCAGTTGTAGAGCTTGGAGTGGTTGAGCTAGGTTCAGTGATAGCATGTGGTATGTATGGGATTCTTCCCTTTTCTATTAATTCTCGGAAAAATTTGACAGACTTTTTGGGTGTTCTCTTTCTTTCAGGATCCTCGAAATCGACCGAAAAAAATCCCATGTGAACactgaaaatcaataaattgagGTTAGGCGAAATTTGATATcccttaaaaaaatttctacctGTATCCTTTCCTCCATTCAAAGTTATCTAAAAGACTCCACATGGTGTACGCCTTGACCTTtacttcatatttataaatggcGTCCAGTACGGCTGTTAAGTAAtcctacaaaaaattttatatcgagATATGTTGTTCATTtggttatgttatttttttgccCTATAGTGTACACTATCTACTACCTTATACTATCACTCACAATTTGATGACTTTCTTCAGATACCAAaagtatgattttttttaagttaaaagtAACCACAAGAGGGTTAATCCTAACACTTGAACTTCTGGTTGTAGTGTTCAAGATAGACGTGCCTCGGTAGTTGATTCCACAGGCTCGCACATCTCCAAAAAAAATCCCGATAAATtacagctcggaagagcatctgcgttggtagtatcggtaaaacaaagTCTGCTCGGCGACCtttcttt belongs to Diorhabda carinulata isolate Delta chromosome X, icDioCari1.1, whole genome shotgun sequence and includes:
- the LOC130901363 gene encoding uncharacterized protein LOC130901363, producing the protein MSGYKRSYTIEEDNKILTYIVSTGSFYHLKGILFWKQLEDSQAFHGTRTWMSLKNRFIKSILPSIHNDLYTLSDSDKKKIVDGYFNRPIVEECEIKESGSSNPQQLDDTVGTTGSDDVIVING